From the genome of Halomonas sp. MCCC 1A13316, one region includes:
- a CDS encoding DJ-1/PfpI family protein: MSAKRLLLLCGDFAEDYETMVPFQALQAVGHRVDAVCPDKRAGESIATAIHDFEGDQTYSEKPGHRFTLNADFATVNPEEYDGLVIAGGRAPEYLRLNEKVIELVRHFFSADKPVAAICHAAQLLAAARVLEGRTCSAYPACRPEVELAGGRYADIAVDDAVTDGKLVTAPAWPAHPAWLAQFLAVLETRIEL, translated from the coding sequence ATGTCCGCCAAGCGACTGCTCTTGCTGTGCGGCGACTTTGCCGAAGATTACGAAACCATGGTGCCGTTCCAGGCCCTGCAGGCCGTTGGACACCGTGTCGACGCCGTCTGCCCCGACAAGCGGGCCGGCGAGAGCATTGCCACCGCCATTCATGACTTCGAGGGTGACCAGACCTACAGCGAGAAGCCGGGCCATCGCTTCACCCTCAACGCGGATTTCGCCACCGTAAACCCCGAGGAGTATGACGGCCTGGTGATCGCTGGCGGTCGCGCGCCGGAATACCTGCGCCTGAACGAAAAGGTCATCGAGCTGGTGCGTCACTTCTTCAGTGCCGACAAGCCGGTGGCAGCGATCTGTCACGCTGCCCAGCTACTGGCTGCCGCCAGGGTGCTGGAAGGTCGTACCTGCTCGGCTTACCCCGCCTGCCGCCCCGAGGTGGAGCTGGCCGGTGGCCGCTATGCCGACATCGCAGTGGATGATGCTGTGACCGACGGCAAGCTGGTCACCGCCCCCGCCTGGCCCGCCCATCCGGC
- the yidD gene encoding membrane protein insertion efficiency factor YidD, which produces MPCLAGWIASLGRLLRHMLGLVMIGLVRLYQVVVSPLLGPRCRYWPSCSHYTVEAIQVHGPLHGGWLAFKRIVRCHPGSDGGIDPVPGGASERLCLDDPELDEHFHCRHGRHSSGH; this is translated from the coding sequence ATGCCCTGCCTGGCAGGCTGGATCGCGAGCCTGGGTCGGCTCCTGCGTCATATGCTGGGCTTGGTGATGATCGGCCTGGTCCGGCTCTATCAGGTGGTGGTGAGCCCCTTGCTGGGGCCGCGCTGTCGTTACTGGCCAAGTTGTTCGCACTACACCGTGGAAGCCATCCAGGTCCACGGCCCACTGCATGGTGGCTGGCTTGCCTTCAAGCGTATCGTTCGCTGCCATCCCGGCAGCGACGGCGGTATCGATCCGGTACCCGGTGGGGCGAGTGAGCGGCTGTGTCTTGACGACCCGGAGCTCGACGAGCACTTCCATTGTCGCCACGGTCGGCATAGCTCGGGACACTGA
- the hisI gene encoding phosphoribosyl-AMP cyclohydrolase, translated as MTDTFKQLERAELDSRLPLARVISAVRFNDDGLIPAIAQQHDSGEVLMMAWMNREALEETLASGRVCYWSRSRGKLWRKGETSGQQQHLRGACLDCDGDTLLLQVEQTGPACHTGRRSCFYVAMEDGEARIVSEPLIDPETLYRQPPERR; from the coding sequence ATGACCGATACTTTCAAGCAACTCGAACGTGCCGAACTCGATAGTCGCCTGCCGCTCGCTCGTGTCATTTCCGCCGTGCGCTTCAACGACGATGGCCTGATCCCTGCTATCGCCCAGCAGCACGACAGTGGCGAAGTGTTGATGATGGCCTGGATGAATCGCGAGGCGTTGGAAGAAACGCTCGCCAGTGGGCGAGTCTGCTACTGGTCGCGCTCGCGGGGCAAGCTGTGGCGCAAGGGGGAAACTTCCGGCCAGCAGCAGCACCTGCGCGGCGCCTGCCTCGATTGCGATGGCGACACCCTGCTGCTGCAGGTCGAGCAGACCGGCCCGGCCTGCCATACCGGGCGGCGCAGCTGCTTCTACGTGGCGATGGAAGATGGCGAGGCGCGTATCGTCAGCGAGCCGTTGATCGATCCCGAAACCCTCTATCGCCAGCCCCCGGAGAGGCGCTGA
- a CDS encoding transcriptional repressor, with product MTDATALLAQAERQCQLRGVRFTPIRRRVLEMIAAASGGLKAYELLDRLAVEHAAARPPTIYRALDFLIEQGLVHRIESLNAYVACPCPEHAHGFQLLICRHCGRVEELHLDDVNAQLSDQARDLGFRVERQTIELLGSCDLCLNATARARASL from the coding sequence ATGACCGACGCTACCGCCCTGCTCGCGCAGGCCGAAAGACAATGCCAACTCCGCGGGGTGCGCTTCACCCCGATCCGCCGACGTGTACTCGAGATGATTGCCGCGGCCAGCGGTGGCCTCAAGGCCTATGAGCTACTCGATCGACTAGCCGTCGAGCATGCGGCTGCCCGTCCACCCACTATCTATCGCGCTCTCGATTTCCTCATCGAACAGGGCCTGGTGCATCGAATCGAATCGCTCAACGCCTATGTAGCCTGCCCCTGTCCCGAGCATGCCCACGGCTTCCAGCTGCTGATCTGTCGCCACTGCGGGCGTGTCGAGGAGCTGCATCTGGACGATGTCAATGCTCAGCTCAGCGACCAGGCGCGCGACCTCGGTTTTCGTGTCGAACGCCAGACCATCGAGTTGCTGGGCAGCTGTGATCTGTGTCTGAACGCTACGGCGCGGGCTCGAGCCAGTCTTTAA